From a single Brassica oleracea var. oleracea cultivar TO1000 chromosome C5, BOL, whole genome shotgun sequence genomic region:
- the LOC106292678 gene encoding 40S ribosomal protein S14-2, whose product MSRRKTREPKEETVTLGPAVRDGEQVFGVVHIFASFNDTFIHVTDLSGRETLVRITGGMKVKADRDESSPYAAMLAAQDVAQRCKELGITAMHVKLRATGGNKTKTPGPGAQSALRALARSGMKIGRIEDVTPIPTDSTRRKGGRRGRRL is encoded by the exons ATG TCGAGGAGAAAGACCAGAGAGCCCAAGGAGGAAACCGTCACTCTCGGACCCGCTGTTCGTGACGGAGAGCAAGTGTTCGGTGTTGTTCACATCTTTGCATCTTTCAATGACACTTTCATT CATGTGACTGATCTTTCGGGAAGAGAAACCCTCGTTCGTATCACCGGTGGGATGAAGGTCAAGGCTGACCGCGACGAGTCCTCTCCTTATGCTGCTATGCTTGCTGCTCAAGATGTTGCTCAGAGATGCAAG GAGCTTGGCATTACCGCGATGCACGTGAAGCTCCGTGCCACTGGAGGAAACAAAACCAAGACTCCAGGCCCTGGTGCTCAGTCTGCTCTCAGAGCCCTTGCTCGTTCTGGCATGAAGATTGGTCGTATAG AGGATGTGACTCCAATTCCCACCGACAGTACACGTAGAAAGGGTGGACGTAGAGGAAGAAGACTTTGA